Proteins encoded by one window of Pseudomonas sp. PSKL.D1:
- a CDS encoding FxsA family protein, with protein MRAFLLLFLLFPVLELFVFVKVSGAIGFFPALLLIIAGSALGVLVMRVAGLATALRARESLQRGELPAEDMFQGLLLAVGGGLLIIPGFISDVLGLIFLLPFTRHFAARKMRQRAEAQAMRQRAFQDDPFQAQPRDSGQRPNVIEGEYERRDK; from the coding sequence ATGCGTGCTTTTCTACTGTTGTTCCTGCTCTTTCCGGTGCTGGAGCTGTTCGTCTTCGTCAAGGTCAGCGGCGCCATCGGTTTCTTCCCGGCCCTGCTGCTGATCATTGCCGGCTCCGCCCTGGGCGTGCTGGTGATGCGCGTGGCCGGCCTGGCTACCGCACTGCGTGCCCGTGAAAGCCTCCAGCGCGGCGAACTGCCTGCCGAGGACATGTTCCAGGGCCTGTTGCTGGCCGTCGGTGGTGGCCTGTTGATCATCCCGGGCTTCATCAGTGACGTGCTGGGCCTGATCTTCCTGCTGCCTTTCACCCGCCACTTCGCCGCGCGCAAGATGCGCCAGCGCGCCGAGGCCCAGGCCATGCGCCAGCGCGCGTTCCAGGATGACCCGTTCCAGGCGCAGCCGCGTGACAGTGGCCAGCGCCCGAATGTGATCGAGGGCGAGTACGAGCGCCGCGACAAATAA
- the groL gene encoding chaperonin GroEL (60 kDa chaperone family; promotes refolding of misfolded polypeptides especially under stressful conditions; forms two stacked rings of heptamers to form a barrel-shaped 14mer; ends can be capped by GroES; misfolded proteins enter the barrel where they are refolded when GroES binds), translating into MAAKDVKFGDSARKKMLVGVNVLADAVKATLGPKGRNVVLAKSFGAPTITKDGVSVAKEIELKDAFENMGAQLVKEVASKANDAAGDGTTTATVLAQAIVNEGLKAVAAGMNPMDLKRGIDKATAAVVAELKNLSKPCADSKAIAQVGTISANSDNSIGEIIAEAMEKVGKEGVITVEEGSGLENELSVVEGMQFDRGYLSPYFVNKPDTMVAELEGPLLLLVDKKISNIRELLPVLEAVAKAGRPLLIVAEDVEGEALATLVVNNMRGIVKVAAVKAPGFGDRRKAMLQDIAVLTGGQVISEEIGLSLESATLEHLGNAKRVILSKENTTIIDGAGVDADIEGRVKQIRAQIEETSSDYDREKLQERLAKLAGGVAVIKVGAGTEVEMKEKKARVEDALHATRAAVEEGVVPGGGVALVRALAAIIDLKGDNEDQNVGIALLRRAVEAPLRQITANAGDEPSVVADKVKQGSGNYGYNAATGEYGDMIEMGILDPAKVTRSALQAAASIGGLMITTEAMVADAPSEAPAGGGMPDMGGMGGMGGMM; encoded by the coding sequence ATGGCTGCTAAAGACGTAAAATTCGGCGACTCCGCCCGTAAGAAAATGCTGGTTGGTGTCAACGTTCTGGCTGACGCGGTAAAAGCGACCCTGGGCCCGAAAGGCCGTAACGTGGTCCTGGCCAAGAGCTTCGGCGCTCCGACCATCACCAAGGACGGCGTTTCCGTTGCCAAAGAGATCGAGCTGAAAGACGCCTTCGAAAACATGGGCGCCCAGCTGGTCAAGGAAGTTGCTTCCAAGGCCAACGACGCTGCCGGTGACGGCACCACCACCGCTACCGTTCTGGCTCAAGCCATCGTCAACGAAGGCCTGAAGGCCGTCGCTGCCGGCATGAACCCGATGGACCTGAAGCGCGGCATCGACAAGGCCACCGCTGCCGTCGTCGCCGAGCTGAAAAACCTGTCCAAGCCATGCGCCGACTCCAAGGCCATCGCCCAGGTAGGCACCATCTCCGCCAACTCCGACAACTCCATCGGTGAAATCATCGCCGAAGCCATGGAAAAAGTCGGCAAAGAAGGCGTCATTACCGTTGAAGAAGGCTCGGGCCTGGAAAACGAACTGTCCGTCGTAGAAGGCATGCAGTTCGACCGCGGCTACCTGTCGCCGTACTTCGTCAACAAGCCGGACACCATGGTTGCCGAGCTGGAAGGCCCGCTGCTGCTGCTGGTTGACAAGAAAATCTCCAACATCCGTGAGCTGCTGCCAGTTCTGGAAGCCGTTGCCAAAGCCGGCCGTCCGCTGCTGATCGTTGCTGAAGACGTCGAAGGCGAAGCCCTGGCTACCCTGGTCGTCAACAACATGCGCGGCATCGTCAAGGTTGCAGCGGTCAAGGCCCCAGGCTTCGGCGACCGTCGCAAGGCCATGCTGCAGGACATCGCTGTCCTGACCGGCGGCCAGGTCATCTCCGAAGAAATCGGCCTGTCCCTGGAATCCGCTACCCTGGAGCACCTGGGTAACGCCAAGCGCGTCATCCTGTCCAAGGAAAACACCACCATCATCGACGGTGCTGGCGTTGACGCCGACATCGAAGGCCGCGTGAAGCAAATCCGCGCCCAGATCGAAGAAACCTCTTCGGACTACGACCGTGAGAAGCTGCAAGAGCGTCTGGCCAAACTGGCTGGCGGTGTTGCCGTGATCAAGGTCGGTGCTGGCACCGAAGTTGAAATGAAAGAGAAGAAAGCCCGCGTTGAAGACGCCCTGCACGCTACCCGTGCTGCCGTCGAAGAAGGCGTGGTGCCTGGCGGTGGTGTTGCCCTGGTTCGCGCTCTGGCTGCCATTATCGACCTGAAAGGCGACAACGAAGACCAGAACGTCGGTATCGCCCTGCTGCGTCGCGCTGTTGAAGCCCCGCTGCGTCAGATCACTGCCAACGCCGGCGACGAGCCAAGCGTTGTTGCTGACAAGGTCAAGCAAGGTTCGGGCAACTACGGCTACAACGCTGCTACCGGCGAATACGGCGACATGATCGAGATGGGCATCCTGGACCCAGCCAAGGTCACCCGTTCGGCGCTGCAAGCTGCTGCTTCGATTGGCGGTCTGATGATCACCACCGAAGCCATGGTTGCTGACGCTCCGAGCGAAGCTCCAGCTGGTGGTGGCATGCCAGACATGGGCGGCATGGGTGGCATGGGCGGCATGATGTAA
- a CDS encoding MGMT family protein, with amino-acid sequence MSEGYEHALESSEARRTALYSVLGQVPEGKVVSYGQLAELAGLGRAARWVGRTLSQLPGDTRLPWHRVLGAGGRLSLALGTPSGDEQRARLRAEGVNVTNNRVDMMRHGWRPMEHSG; translated from the coding sequence ATGTCTGAGGGATATGAGCACGCCCTGGAGTCGTCAGAAGCCCGACGAACGGCCCTGTATTCAGTGCTCGGCCAAGTGCCGGAAGGGAAAGTTGTGAGCTACGGCCAACTCGCTGAACTGGCTGGCCTTGGCCGGGCAGCACGCTGGGTTGGCCGCACGTTGAGCCAGTTACCGGGCGATACCCGTCTACCATGGCATCGCGTACTGGGGGCAGGCGGTCGCCTGAGCCTGGCGCTGGGTACGCCGTCGGGAGATGAACAACGTGCGAGGCTACGTGCGGAGGGCGTGAATGTAACCAATAATCGTGTGGATATGATGCGCCATGGCTGGCGCCCAATGGAGCACAGCGGTTAG
- a CDS encoding DUF481 domain-containing protein produces MYSRSLLCLLTASLCTAPAFADTVWMKNGDRLSGKIRVFDGGKLLLETPYGGSISLDWKQVQTLESDQELLVKQDAYNGEKAKSLKAAEAGKVTLANGEAPKTVELASIQQIMKPKPVVEDLIWKGNVDVAMDYKRAENDTDDYDIGFKTTARHGRWRHNAEGEYNRETKDDVTTTDNWSAEYALDRFMTEKWFWQGRLEYKRDRIEDLARQRTVGTGPGYQFWDDELGAFSLGSLINRTDFEYQDGAKDNFYSAAVKWDYTRYLIGKNVQLFTNGEFAKPLGGVADYSLDAEVGLRYKVTEWASLNLKAERDIISGTRDSDLEKTRYTAGFGVTW; encoded by the coding sequence ATGTATTCTAGATCCTTGCTTTGCCTGTTGACCGCTTCCCTGTGTACCGCCCCTGCCTTTGCCGACACCGTCTGGATGAAGAACGGTGACCGCCTGAGCGGCAAGATTCGTGTCTTCGATGGCGGCAAACTGCTGCTGGAAACGCCGTACGGTGGCTCCATTTCGCTGGACTGGAAGCAGGTGCAGACGCTGGAGAGCGACCAGGAACTGCTGGTCAAGCAGGATGCCTACAACGGTGAGAAGGCCAAGTCGCTCAAGGCGGCCGAAGCGGGCAAGGTTACCTTGGCCAACGGCGAGGCGCCGAAGACCGTCGAACTGGCCAGCATCCAGCAGATCATGAAGCCCAAGCCTGTGGTCGAAGACCTCATCTGGAAGGGTAATGTCGACGTGGCGATGGACTACAAACGCGCCGAGAACGACACCGACGACTATGACATCGGCTTCAAGACCACGGCCCGCCATGGCCGCTGGCGGCATAACGCCGAAGGCGAGTACAACCGCGAAACCAAGGACGATGTCACCACCACCGACAACTGGAGCGCCGAGTATGCGCTCGACCGCTTCATGACCGAGAAGTGGTTCTGGCAGGGGCGGCTTGAGTACAAGCGCGACCGGATCGAGGACCTGGCCCGTCAGCGCACGGTGGGTACTGGCCCTGGTTACCAGTTCTGGGACGACGAACTCGGTGCATTCTCGCTGGGTTCGCTGATCAACCGTACTGACTTCGAGTACCAGGACGGGGCCAAGGACAACTTCTACTCTGCCGCCGTGAAGTGGGACTACACCCGCTACCTGATCGGCAAGAACGTGCAACTGTTCACCAACGGCGAGTTCGCCAAGCCGCTGGGCGGCGTGGCCGATTACTCGCTGGATGCCGAGGTGGGGCTGCGCTACAAGGTGACTGAATGGGCGTCGCTGAACCTCAAGGCCGAGCGGGACATTATCAGCGGGACGCGGGACAGTGATCTGGAGAAGACCCGGTACACGGCCGGGTTTGGTGTGACTTGGTAA
- a CDS encoding phosphatase PAP2 family protein, whose product MHPPIRPRPINIWLYLGIPLATALALILLELTSVDMDIANLFFDPAAGQFIGRHSYLLENILHDRVKQGVILLGLLSLAAFATSFFWKRLFGWRRELGCLVLALGVSTAFVTPLKKVTQVQCPWSLTQFGGTETYSKLLEPRPATDKPGLCWPGGHAATGFCLFGLFFMLRDRRPRLARVALAVALVAGSVLSVGRMMQGAHFLSHNLWTAVFCWLIGLGSYYLVLYRRGVAEVPVAERGAV is encoded by the coding sequence ATGCACCCACCCATACGCCCTCGCCCGATCAACATCTGGCTGTACCTGGGCATTCCACTGGCCACTGCGCTGGCCTTGATACTGCTCGAACTGACCTCGGTCGACATGGACATCGCCAACCTGTTTTTTGACCCCGCAGCCGGGCAGTTCATCGGGCGCCACAGCTACCTGCTGGAAAACATCCTGCATGACCGGGTCAAGCAAGGCGTGATTCTGCTGGGGTTACTGTCGCTGGCTGCATTTGCCACAAGCTTCTTCTGGAAACGCCTTTTTGGCTGGCGTCGTGAACTGGGTTGCCTGGTGCTGGCACTGGGGGTATCCACCGCGTTTGTCACACCGCTGAAAAAGGTGACGCAAGTGCAGTGCCCGTGGAGCCTGACCCAATTTGGCGGTACCGAAACCTACAGCAAGCTGCTGGAACCGCGCCCTGCCACTGACAAGCCGGGCCTGTGCTGGCCGGGTGGGCATGCGGCAACGGGCTTCTGCCTGTTCGGGTTGTTCTTCATGTTGCGTGACCGGCGCCCGCGGCTGGCCCGGGTGGCATTGGCTGTGGCCCTTGTGGCCGGGTCAGTGCTGTCGGTGGGTAGGATGATGCAGGGAGCGCACTTCCTGTCGCACAACCTGTGGACGGCGGTGTTCTGTTGGTTGATCGGGTTGGGGTCGTATTACCTAGTGCTGTATCGGCGGGGGGTGGCTGAGGTGCCAGTTGCCGAGCGCGGTGCTGTTTGA
- a CDS encoding co-chaperone GroES, producing MKLRPLHDRVVIRRSEEESKTAGGIVLPGSAAEKPNRGEVVAVGTGRILDNGEVRALAVKVGDKVVFGPYSGSNTVKVDGEDLLVMSENEILAVVEG from the coding sequence ATGAAGCTTCGTCCTCTGCATGACCGCGTCGTCATCCGTCGCAGCGAAGAAGAATCGAAAACCGCTGGCGGTATCGTCCTGCCGGGTTCGGCCGCTGAAAAACCAAACCGCGGCGAAGTCGTTGCCGTCGGCACCGGTCGCATCCTGGACAACGGCGAAGTACGCGCGCTGGCCGTGAAAGTGGGTGACAAAGTGGTTTTCGGCCCTTACTCGGGCAGCAACACCGTGAAAGTTGATGGTGAAGACCTGCTGGTAATGAGCGAGAACGAAATCCTCGCCGTTGTTGAAGGCTGA
- a CDS encoding HugZ family pyridoxamine 5'-phosphate oxidase codes for MSTTAIRPARELLLKEYRGVLSTHSKSMPGFPFGSVVPYCLDAEGNPLILISRIAQHTHNLQKDPKCSLLVGEREAEDVQAVGRLTVMAEAHKLTDEVAIEAAAERYYRYFPDAANYHKAHDFDFWVVKPVRHRYIGGFGAIHWLDHVTLANPFAGKAEASMIEHMNSDHANAIAHYVELSDLPRSAPAEMVGIDSEGMHLRIGQGIYWLPFPSICNTPTQVREALVLLARADQWPAATVVEA; via the coding sequence GTGAGTACCACCGCCATCCGCCCCGCCCGCGAACTGCTGCTCAAGGAATACCGCGGCGTCCTCTCGACCCACTCCAAGTCCATGCCCGGTTTCCCGTTCGGCTCTGTCGTACCTTACTGCCTGGACGCCGAAGGCAACCCGCTGATCCTCATCAGCCGCATCGCCCAGCATACCCACAACCTGCAAAAAGACCCCAAGTGCTCCCTGCTGGTGGGCGAGCGCGAAGCAGAGGACGTGCAGGCCGTCGGGCGCCTTACCGTGATGGCCGAGGCCCACAAGCTGACCGATGAAGTTGCCATCGAGGCCGCCGCCGAGCGCTATTACCGTTACTTCCCCGATGCCGCCAACTACCACAAGGCCCACGATTTTGACTTCTGGGTCGTCAAGCCTGTGCGCCATCGCTACATCGGCGGCTTTGGTGCCATTCACTGGCTCGACCATGTGACCTTGGCCAACCCGTTCGCGGGCAAGGCCGAGGCCAGCATGATCGAACACATGAACAGCGACCATGCCAACGCCATTGCCCATTACGTGGAGCTGAGCGATTTGCCCCGCAGTGCGCCTGCCGAGATGGTCGGCATCGACAGCGAAGGCATGCACCTGCGCATCGGCCAGGGCATCTATTGGTTGCCGTTCCCAAGCATTTGCAATACGCCGACACAAGTCCGCGAAGCCTTGGTTTTGCTGGCCCGCGCCGACCAATGGCCAGCTGCGACTGTAGTCGAGGCTTGA
- a CDS encoding AmpG family muropeptide MFS transporter codes for MPRKTWRAALAAYASPSTLVLLLLGFAAGLPYMLVFSTLSVWLREAGVARETIGYASLIGLAYAFKWVWSPLLDQWRLPLLGGLGRRRSWLLLSQGLVVIGLVGMSLCDPQQHLSWLIALAVLVAFASATQDIAVDAYRLEIADDQRQAALAASYMAGYRVAALLATAGALFFAEWFGSTGYSYLHKAWAGTYVLFGVLMLPALFTTLVMREPPVPLRTQLSAARYGLMHQLASVFVLIILLVSVPASFTQMFNTGWSSVITGEASPLDLLLEDRAFLRLILYVLLTWACLSSLGRRGLAPVLTPVNDFIVRYRWQALLLLGLIATYRMSDTVMGVMANVFYIDMGFTKDQIASVSKIFGLIMTLVGAGAGGLLIVRFGILPILFIGGAASAATNILFLMLADMGPNLEMLVVTISLDNFSSGLATSAFVAYLSSLTNLKFSATQYALLSSIMLLLPRLIGGYSGVMVEKFGYHDFFLITALLGVPTLILIALQWRQEAGRGKQVPVENSAAEGP; via the coding sequence ATGCCCCGTAAAACCTGGCGCGCTGCGCTTGCTGCATATGCCAGCCCGTCTACCTTGGTACTTTTGCTGCTGGGCTTCGCCGCCGGCCTGCCCTACATGCTGGTGTTTTCGACCCTTTCGGTGTGGCTGCGCGAAGCAGGCGTTGCGCGTGAAACCATCGGTTACGCGAGCCTGATCGGCCTGGCGTACGCCTTCAAATGGGTGTGGTCGCCGCTGCTCGACCAATGGCGCCTGCCGCTGCTCGGTGGCCTGGGGCGCCGCCGGTCGTGGTTGCTGCTGTCCCAGGGGCTGGTGGTGATTGGCCTGGTCGGCATGAGCCTGTGCGATCCACAGCAACACCTGTCCTGGCTGATCGCCTTGGCGGTGTTGGTGGCTTTTGCGTCTGCTACTCAAGACATCGCGGTGGACGCTTACCGCCTGGAAATCGCCGACGATCAACGCCAGGCCGCCCTCGCCGCCAGCTACATGGCCGGTTACCGCGTTGCCGCCCTGCTCGCCACCGCAGGCGCGCTGTTCTTCGCCGAATGGTTCGGCTCCACGGGCTACAGTTACCTGCATAAAGCCTGGGCCGGCACCTACGTGCTGTTCGGCGTGCTGATGCTCCCAGCGCTGTTCACCACGCTGGTGATGCGCGAGCCGCCTGTACCACTGCGTACGCAACTGTCGGCAGCACGTTACGGCCTGATGCACCAACTGGCATCGGTATTCGTGTTGATAATCCTGCTGGTGTCCGTGCCGGCCAGTTTCACCCAGATGTTCAACACCGGCTGGTCCAGTGTCATCACTGGCGAAGCGAGCCCGTTGGACCTGCTGCTCGAAGACCGCGCCTTCCTGCGCCTGATCCTCTACGTGCTGCTGACCTGGGCCTGCCTGTCGAGCCTGGGCCGCCGAGGCCTTGCCCCGGTGCTGACACCGGTCAACGACTTCATCGTGCGTTACCGCTGGCAGGCACTGCTGCTGCTCGGGCTGATTGCCACCTATCGCATGTCGGACACGGTAATGGGCGTGATGGCCAACGTGTTCTACATCGACATGGGCTTCACCAAGGACCAGATCGCCAGTGTCAGCAAGATTTTCGGCCTGATCATGACGCTGGTGGGTGCGGGCGCGGGTGGGCTGTTGATCGTGCGGTTCGGCATTTTGCCGATCCTGTTCATCGGCGGTGCCGCCTCGGCGGCCACCAACATCCTGTTCCTGATGCTGGCCGACATGGGCCCGAACCTGGAAATGCTGGTGGTGACCATTTCGCTGGACAACTTCAGCTCAGGTTTGGCCACCTCGGCGTTCGTGGCCTACCTGTCGAGCCTGACCAACCTGAAGTTCTCGGCAACGCAATACGCTTTGCTGAGCTCGATCATGCTGCTGTTGCCGCGCTTGATCGGCGGGTATTCAGGGGTGATGGTGGAGAAGTTCGGGTACCACGACTTCTTCCTGATCACGGCGTTACTGGGAGTGCCTACCCTGATCCTGATTGCGTTGCAGTGGCGCCAGGAAGCCGGGCGCGGCAAGCAGGTGCCAGTGGAGAATTCGGCGGCTGAGGGGCCTTGA